CGGTCGTCGTCAGGACCGTGGAGGCCAGCACGCCCAGCTCGGCGAACGCCCGCCGCGCGGGCTCCGCGACCGGGCGAGGACTCACCCACATGCCGTCGTAGAGCGGGGCGAAGCCGAGCCAGCGCAGCCGGCTGCGCACCGCGTGCCTGACGTCGCGCAGGTCCTCGGGCAGCGAGAAGGCCGCGACGGTCCACCGGCCGTCCCAGGGCTCGTGCCGCTCGCCGAAGGCCCGCAGCCGGTGCACGTTCTCCAGCACGACGGCGGACGCCTGAGCCGTCAGCCCGTAGTAGGTGTTGCGCCCGACTCGGGACGACTCCAGCACGCCGCGCCGGGCGAGCCGCGACAGCGCCGCCCGCGCGCCGACCGTCGTCACGTCGAAGTCGGCGAGCAGCGCGACCAGGGCGGCCGACGGCAGGTGCTCACGGCGGCCGTGCCAGTAGTCGCCTAGCAGGCTGCTGAGCAGCCGCTGCGGATGCGACCCCTCCTGGGAACGCGGCAGGTCGACCTCGGCCTGCCCTGGCAGGGCGCGCAGGGTCGGCCGCTGGCGCGGAACGAGCGGACTCCCCGGCAGCTGGTCCGGACCGATCGTCCGGCGCGGCGACGTCACAAAGGGGCAGTTTACGAGCGGCCGGCACCAACCCGGGAGGATCTTGAAAGTTACGATCGGCCAATCGGCCCCGCTCCAGTGACCGCGGGCCAGGCCGAAGCGGCCCTTCTCGATAGGCTTGGCCGATCGAGAAGGCACCCCGGCGCGACGATGGCGAAGTCCCACGGGCCCGGAGGCCGTTCCAGGTAACTCAGCGTTTTCCGTGGTCCGTGGAGGTACCCGTCATGATCGACCGGGACGAGATCGATGCCCTGTTCCCGTCCGATCTGCCTGAGCCGGCGTACTGGGAGACGCGGTACCCGCCGCGGGACCTGCCGCCGGGCGCGATGGTGACCCGGCTCGGCCCGAGCCCGACCGGTTTCGCGCACTTGGGCGGCGTG
Above is a window of Pseudofrankia saprophytica DNA encoding:
- a CDS encoding PaaX family transcriptional regulator; the encoded protein is MTSPRRTIGPDQLPGSPLVPRQRPTLRALPGQAEVDLPRSQEGSHPQRLLSSLLGDYWHGRREHLPSAALVALLADFDVTTVGARAALSRLARRGVLESSRVGRNTYYGLTAQASAVVLENVHRLRAFGERHEPWDGRWTVAAFSLPEDLRDVRHAVRSRLRWLGFAPLYDGMWVSPRPVAEPARRAFAELGVLASTVLTTTVDARRSDPRPPMAAWDLTELHALYEDFVATHAPLRDRVRAGAVTGAEAMVARTATLAAWRRFPSLDPDLPLDLLPERWPRRAARDLFAEICDGLGPPAAARFRAVIAETAPDLAHLASYQRVGG